In the genome of Vicia villosa cultivar HV-30 ecotype Madison, WI linkage group LG7, Vvil1.0, whole genome shotgun sequence, one region contains:
- the LOC131615985 gene encoding structural maintenance of chromosomes protein 3, with product MFIKQVVIEGFKSYREQIATEDFSPKVNCVVGANGSGKTNFFHAIRFVLSDLFQNLRNEDRHALLHEGAGHPVLSAFVEIVFDNSDNRIPVDKEEVHLRRTIGLKKDEYFLDGKHITKTEVMNLLESAGFSRSNPYYVVQQGKIASLTLMKDSERLDLLKEIGGTRVYEERRRESLKIMQDTSNKRKQIIQVVQYLDERLKELDEEKEELRQYQHLDKERKSLEYAIYNKEVQDARQKLAEIEEARTKVSEISAKKYNEVLDAHEKSKDLDSNLKDITKELQSFIKEKEVIEKQRTKALKKHTELELDARDLREKISGNIRAKEDAAKQLKILENKIQGSMVELDKISPSYDDLVQKEKEITKRIMECEKKLSILYQKQGRATQFSSKAARDRWLQKEIDDLERVHSSNTNQEKKLMEEIERLKDEVHGCDENIQNRRLNITSMESRITQSREGFNTYKEKRDMLHDKRKSLWNQESQLTAEIDKLRAEVEKAEKSLDNAIPGDVRRGLNSVRKICKSYNISGVHGPIIELLNCDEKFFTAVEVTAGNSLFHVVVENDDKSTEIIKHLNRQKGGRVTFIPLNRVNAPHVTYPQSSDVIPLLRKLNFKQDYTPAFSQVFARTVICKNLDVASKVARTNGLDCITLEGDQVSKKGSMTGGFYDHRRSRLKFMNMIKQNADNIHDREEQLEKVKFEIQEIDQEINELVAEQQKADAQCAHYKSEIGELKRDIENSNRQKQVVTKALAKKEKSLVDVQNQIEQLKASIAMKKTEMATELIDHLTPEEKRLLSDLNPEIKDLKEKLVACKAERIEIEARKAELETNLTTNLRKRKQELEAVISSVDADSLVVDAELKKRELNDAKISVDDASSQLKSVSDTINKRTKQIAKIKDEMNKLKSLEDEYDRQLQEEAKELEQLLSRKNTNSAKEEEYTKKIRELGPLTSDAFDMYKRKNIKELQKKLHSCNDKLQKFSHVNKKALDQYINFTEQREELQKRQAELDAGDEKIKELITVLDQRKDESIERTFKGVARHFREVFSELVQGGRGYLVMMKKKDGDLDDDEQDEDGPREANPEGRVEKYIGVKVKVSFTGQGETQSMKQLSGGQKTVVALTLIFAIQRCDPAPFYLFDEIDAALDPQYRTAVGNMIRRLADIANTQFITTTFRPELVKVADKIYGVTHKNRVSRVNVISESDALEFINQDQTQNAE from the exons ATGTTCATTAAGCAG gtTGTGATCGAAGGTTTCAAGAGTTATCGAGAGCAAATTGCCACCGAGGATTTCAGTCCTAAAGTTAATTGTGTTG ttgGTGCTAATGGATCTGGCAAAACAAATTTTTTCCATG CCATTCGTTTTGTATTGAGTGATCTCTTTCAGAACCTTCGCAATGAAGATAGGCATGCCCTACTCCAT GAAGGGGCTGGACACCCGGTTTTATCTGCTTTTGTGGAGATCGTGTTTGATAATTCAGACAATCGTATCCcg GTTGACAAGGAGGAAGTGCACTTACGCCGGACAATTGGTTTGAAAAAGGATGAGTATTTTCTAGATGGGAAACACATAAC AAAAACTGAAGTGATGAATTTACTGGAAAGTGCTGGGTTCTCTCGCTCAAATCCATATTATGTTGTACAACAAGGAAAG ATAGCATCCCTAACCTTGATGAAAGACTCTGAGCGATTGGATTTACTGAAGGAAATAGGTGGTACTAGAGTTTATGAAGAAAGGCGTCGTGAAAGTTTGAAAATAATGCAGGATACAA gtaacaaaagaaaacaaattatccAAGTTGTACAGTATTTAGACGAGAGGTTGAAGGAACTAGATGAGGAGAAAGAGGAACTTAGACAATATCAGCACCTTGACAAGGAGAGAAAATCCTTGGAATATGCCATATATAACAAAGAAGTTCAAGATGCTCGGCAAAAACTTGCAGAG ATAGAAGAAGCACGGACCAAGGTTTCCGAAATATCAGCAAAGAAGTATAACGAGGTTCTTGATGCACATGAGAAATCCAAAGATTTGGATAGTAATTTGAAAGATATTACAAAGGAACTTCAAAGCTTTATCAAAGAAAAAGAAGTTATTGAAAAGCAACGAACAAAAGCATTAAAGAAGCACACAGAGCTTGAGCTTGATGCGAGAGACTTACGAGAGAAGATTTCTGGAAATATCCGTGCCAAA GAAGATGCTGCAAAACAACTGAAGATACTTGAGAATAAAATTCAAGGCTCAATGGTTGAACTGGACAAAATCAGCCCTTCATACGATGATCTAgttcagaaagaaaaagaaattaccAAGCG AATAATGGAGTGCGAGAAGAAACTCAGTATACTCTATCAAAAGCAAGGACGTGCTACACAATTTTCAAGTAAAGCTGCTCGTGATAGGTGGCTTCAAAAGGAGATTGATGATCTTGAACGGGTGCACTCTTCAAACACAAACCAG GAGAAGAAGCTGATGGAAGAAATTGAACGGCTTAAGGATGAAGTCCATGGTTGTGATGAGAATATCCAGAACCGTAGATTGAATATTACTTCTATGGAATCTCGAATTACTCAGTCACGTGAAGGATTTAATACTTATAAAGAAAAGAGAGATATGCTTCATGACAAGAGGAA gtCTTTATGGAACCAAGAGAGTCAACTAACTGCTGAAATTGATAAACTGCGAGCAGAAGTTGAAAAGGCTGAAAAGAGTCTTGATAATGCAATTCCTGGT GATGTTAGAAGAGGGTTGAATTCAGTTCGGAAGATCTGCAAAAGTTATAACATTTCGGGAGTTCACGGTCCAATTATTGAGTTGCTGAACTGTGATGAAAAATTTTTCACCGCTGTTGAAGTGACTGCAGGAAACAG CTTATTTCATGTGGTTGTTGAAAATGATGACAAGTCAACTGAGATAATTAAACATCTTAATCGACAAAAAGGTGGACGCGTTACATTTATTCCACTTAACAGAGTAAATGCTCCTCATGTCACTTATCCACAAAGTTCTGATGTCATACCTcttttaaggaaattgaattttaaaCAAGACTACACTCCAGCATTCAGCCAG gtaTTTGCTAGAACAGTTATCTGCAAGAATCTGGATGTGGCTTCAAAGGTAGCTCGAACGAATGGTTTGGACTGCATAACACTGGAAG GTGATCAAGTAAGCAAAAAAGGTAGTATGACTGGAGGATTTTATGATCACAGACGATCGAGATTGAAGTTTATGAACATGATTAAGCAGAATGCTGACAATATTCACGATAGAGAGGAACAATTGGAGAAAGTTAAGTTTGAGATACAAGA GATAGACCAAGAGATTAACGAACTTGTTGCTGAGCAGCAGAAGGCTGATGCTCAATGTGCTCATTACAAATCTGAGATAGGAGAGCTTAAGCGGGACATTGAAAATTCTAACAGGCAGAAGCAAGTAGTTACTAAAGCACTTGCAAAGAAG GAGAAATCACTTGTTGATGTCCAGAATCAGATTGAACAACTTAAGGCTAGTATTGCTATGAAAAAAACTGAGATGGCCACAGAGCTCATTGATCATTTAACACCGGAGGAAAAAAGGCTTTTGTCAGATTTAAACCCTGAAATcaaagaccttaaagagaagCTTGTTGCATGCAAAGCTGAACGCATTGAG ATCGAAGCACGGAAAGCAGAGCTGGAAACTAATCTAACCACTAATCTCAGGAAAAGAAAACAAGAGCTGGAGGCTGTGATATCATCTGTTGATGCTGACTCTTTGGTTGTTGATGCTGAGTTGAAGAAGCGGGAACTAAATGATGCTAAAATATCGGTTGATGATGCATCAAGTCAACTTAAAA GTGTTTCTGATACTATAAATAAACGAACCAAGCAAATAGCGAAGATCAAAGATGAAATGAATAAATTGAAG TCTTTGGAGGACGAGTATGATAGACAACTTCAGGAAGAAGCTAAAGAATTAGAGCAATTGCTGAGTAGAAAAAATACAAATTCTGCTAAGGAAGAAGAATATACTAAAAAAATAAGGGAACTGGGCCCATTGACATCTGATGCTTTTGATAT GTACAAACGGAAGAATATTAAAGAGTTGCAAAAAAAGCTGCACAGTTGCAATGATAAGTTGCAAAAGTTTAGTCATGTCAACAAGAAAGCACTCGATCAGTATATAAATTTTACTGAACAGCGAGAAGAACTTCAGAAAAGGCAGGCTGAACTTGATGCAGGAGATGAG AAAATCAAAGAGCTGATAACAGTGCTAGATCAGCGGAAGGACGAATCAATAGAGCGCACTTTCAAAGGTGTTGCTAGGCATTTCCGAGAAGTATTTTCTGAACTTGTACAGGGGGGCCGTGGTTATCTGGTTATGATGAAGAAGAAG GATGGTGATCTTGATGATGATGAGCAAGACGAGGATGGTCCCCGGGAAGCAAATCCAGAGGGGAGAGTAGAAAAGTACATTGGGGTGAAAGTGAAG GTCTCTTTTACCGGACAAGGGGAGACACAGTCTATGAAGCAGTTGTCGGGGGGTCAAAAAACTGTTGTCGCACTTACACTTATCTTTGCCATACAAAGATGTGATCCGGCTCCCTTTTATCTATTTGATGAGATTGATGCAGCATTGGATCCCCAGTACAGAACTGCTGTTGGAA ATATGATCCGGCGCCTGGCAGACATAGCAAACACTCAATTTATCACAACAACTTTCCGCCCAGAGCTAGTTAAAGTTGCCGACAAGATATATGGAGTGACACATAAAAACAGGGTCAGTCGTGTTAATGTTATATCTGAGAGTGATGCTTTGGAATTTATTAATCAGGATCAGACGCAAAATGCAGAATAA
- the LOC131615988 gene encoding serine/threonine-protein kinase TOUSLED isoform X1, with the protein MSDDMLVHFASNSSNQSDQSLPTKMAKLEARMAGKASSAVSQQPGWPSVSSSAGKFGGPAEEIVKPSPSSSDSDDDSLPTKIAKLEARMVGKASSAASQQPGRPSVSSSAGKFGGPAEEIVEPSSTSSDSDDDNGGEFLIQANTRKRLKVQEDVNEALTDGRQTSLEAVETKNNIDANRKKSGRGRGGSGSGRGRGSKSNDHTRTQNSHPTSDASHKDGRLKDQFHSDNSASLKEEIVSLRAKVAVLEEDLLKAKQEISEHKNLCPQIEKELRELKDLEQQMKPKRTKIISDLLISVSKAERQEARLKVRQDSLRLGNVGVSRAGTVLTESWEDGQELKDIVAQLKQLTDKREAIMRQRKLFKEKQSDKGDGINAEAGLLEDVLIQDEIYKARLANIKREEESILREKERYDLDKGRLIREMKRIRDEDGSRFNSFQILHHRYALLNLLGKGGFSEVYKAFDLVDHRYVACKLHGLNAQWSEEKKQSYIRHAIREYNIHKTLVHPHIVRLWDIFEIDHNTFCTVLEYCSGKDLDAVLKTTSTLPEKEARVILVQIFQGLIYMNKRTLKIIHYDLKPGNVLFDELGSAKVTDFGLSKIMENDVGSQGMELTSQGAGTYWYLPPECFELNKTPLISSKVDVWSAGVLFYQMLFGRRPFGHDQSQEKILREDTIINARKVEFPSKPTVSSEAKEFIRRCLTYNQNDRPDVLTLAQDPYLTYSKKQ; encoded by the exons ATGTCAGACGACATGCTGGTTCATTTTGCGTCGAATTCTTCTAACCAATCGGATCAGTCTCTGCCTACAAAGATGGCTAAGTTGGAAGCTCGAATGGCGGGAAAAGCTTCCTCCGCTGTTTCTCAACAACCAGGTTGGCCTTCTGTATCTTCTTCAGCTGGGAAATTCGGTGGTCCAGCTGAGGAAATAGTGAAGCCTTCTCCTTCTTCAAGTGATTCTGATGATGAC TCTCTGCCTACAAAGATAGCTAAGTTGGAAGCTCGAATGGTGGGAAAAGCTTCCTCCGCTGCTTCTCAGCAACCTGGTAGGCCTTCTGTTTCTTCTTCAGCTGGGAAATTTGGTGGTCCAGCTGAGGAAATAGTGGAGCCTTCTTCTACTTCAAGTGATTCTGATGATGAC AATGGTGGGGAATTCTTGATTCAAGCCAACACACGGAAGCGGCTTAAAGTTCAAGAAGATGTTAACGAG GCTCTTACTGATGGAAGACAAACTAGTTTGGAGGCTGTGGagacaaaaaataatattgatgcAAATAGAAAGAAATCTGGCCGTGGAAGAGGGGGTTCTGGTTCAGGTAGAGGCCGTGGTTCCAAATCTAACGATCATACCAGAACACAAAATTCTCATCCGACTTCAGATGCATCCCATAAA GATGGTAGACTCAAAGATCAGTTTCATAGTGATAATAGTGCTTCATTGAAG GAGGAGATTGTATCTTTACGTGCTAAAGTTGCTGTGTTGGAGGAAGACTTGCTTAAGGCGAAGCAAGAAATCtctgagcataagaacctttgtCCACAGATAGAAAAG GAACTGCGGGAACTCAAGGATCTTGAACAGCAAATGAAGCCTAAG AGAACAAAAATAATATCTGATTTGTTGATATCAGTTTCAAAAGCTGAGAGACAAGAAGCAAGGCTAAAAGTACGACAAGACTCATTGAGACTTGGAAATGTTGGTGTATCCAG AGCTGGAACTGTCTTAACTGAGAGCTGGGAAGATGGCCAGGAGTTAAAGGATATAGTTGCTCAGCTT AAACAACTAACGGACAAAAGGGAGGCAATTATGCGGCAGCGCAAGTTATTTAAAGAAAAACAATCTG ATAAGGGTGATGGAATAAATGCAGAGGCTGGATTACTGGAAGATGTTCTCATTCAGGATGAAATATATAAGGCTCGACTAGCCAACATTAAACGA GAAGAAGAATCTATCTTGCGAGAGAAGGAACGCTACGACCTAGATAAGGGAAGGCTAATTCGTGAAATGAAACGCATACGGGATGAAGATGGTTCACGGTTCAACAGCTTTCAAATTCTACACCATCGCTATGCCCTTTTAAACCTTCTTGGAAAGGGAGGATTCAGCGAGGTGTACAAG GCTTTTGACTTGGTGGATCATAGATATGTTGCTTGCAAGCTTCATGGTTTAAATGCTCAATGGAGTGAAGAGAAGAAGCAAAGTTACATCAGGCATGCAATTCGAGAGTATAATATTCACAAGACCTTGGTTCATCCTCACATTGTTCGCTTATGGGACATCTTTGAGATTGATCATAATACATTTTGCACTGTTCTAGAGTATTGTAGTG GGAAAGATCTCGACGCTGTTCTTAAAACAACATCTACATTGCCCGAGAAGGAAGCTAGGGTCATTTTAGTTCAGATTTTCCAGGGCCTTATATACATGAATAAAAGAACACTGAAAATTATCCATTATGATTTAAAGCCTGGAAATGTTTTGTTTGATGAGCTTGGTAGTGCCAAAGTGACTGACTTTGGTCTTAGCAAGATTATGGAGAATGATGTGGGATCCCAGGGTATGGAACTTACATCCCAGGGGGCTGGGACATATTG GTATTTACCTCCTGAATGCTTCGAGCTCAATAAGACACCTCTTATATCATCCAAG GTTGATGTATGGTCTGCTGGTGTTTTGTTTTATCAAATGCTCTTTGGTAGACGTCCTTTTGGACATGACCAATCACAGGAGAAAATACTTCGTGAAGACACAATTATTAATGCACGCAAGGTTGAATTTCCCTCTAAACCTACTGTTTCTAGTGAGGCAAAG GAATTCATTCGGCGATGTCTTACATATAATCAGAATGATAGACCAGATGTATTAACTCTTGCTCAGGATCCATATCTCACTTACTCAAAGAAACAGTGA
- the LOC131615988 gene encoding serine/threonine-protein kinase TOUSLED isoform X2 has protein sequence MSDDMLVHFASNSSNQSDQSLPTKMAKLEARMAGKASSAVSQQPGWPSVSSSAGKFGGPAEEIVKPSPSSSDSDDDNGGEFLIQANTRKRLKVQEDVNEALTDGRQTSLEAVETKNNIDANRKKSGRGRGGSGSGRGRGSKSNDHTRTQNSHPTSDASHKDGRLKDQFHSDNSASLKEEIVSLRAKVAVLEEDLLKAKQEISEHKNLCPQIEKELRELKDLEQQMKPKRTKIISDLLISVSKAERQEARLKVRQDSLRLGNVGVSRAGTVLTESWEDGQELKDIVAQLKQLTDKREAIMRQRKLFKEKQSDKGDGINAEAGLLEDVLIQDEIYKARLANIKREEESILREKERYDLDKGRLIREMKRIRDEDGSRFNSFQILHHRYALLNLLGKGGFSEVYKAFDLVDHRYVACKLHGLNAQWSEEKKQSYIRHAIREYNIHKTLVHPHIVRLWDIFEIDHNTFCTVLEYCSGKDLDAVLKTTSTLPEKEARVILVQIFQGLIYMNKRTLKIIHYDLKPGNVLFDELGSAKVTDFGLSKIMENDVGSQGMELTSQGAGTYWYLPPECFELNKTPLISSKVDVWSAGVLFYQMLFGRRPFGHDQSQEKILREDTIINARKVEFPSKPTVSSEAKEFIRRCLTYNQNDRPDVLTLAQDPYLTYSKKQ, from the exons ATGTCAGACGACATGCTGGTTCATTTTGCGTCGAATTCTTCTAACCAATCGGATCAGTCTCTGCCTACAAAGATGGCTAAGTTGGAAGCTCGAATGGCGGGAAAAGCTTCCTCCGCTGTTTCTCAACAACCAGGTTGGCCTTCTGTATCTTCTTCAGCTGGGAAATTCGGTGGTCCAGCTGAGGAAATAGTGAAGCCTTCTCCTTCTTCAAGTGATTCTGATGATGAC AATGGTGGGGAATTCTTGATTCAAGCCAACACACGGAAGCGGCTTAAAGTTCAAGAAGATGTTAACGAG GCTCTTACTGATGGAAGACAAACTAGTTTGGAGGCTGTGGagacaaaaaataatattgatgcAAATAGAAAGAAATCTGGCCGTGGAAGAGGGGGTTCTGGTTCAGGTAGAGGCCGTGGTTCCAAATCTAACGATCATACCAGAACACAAAATTCTCATCCGACTTCAGATGCATCCCATAAA GATGGTAGACTCAAAGATCAGTTTCATAGTGATAATAGTGCTTCATTGAAG GAGGAGATTGTATCTTTACGTGCTAAAGTTGCTGTGTTGGAGGAAGACTTGCTTAAGGCGAAGCAAGAAATCtctgagcataagaacctttgtCCACAGATAGAAAAG GAACTGCGGGAACTCAAGGATCTTGAACAGCAAATGAAGCCTAAG AGAACAAAAATAATATCTGATTTGTTGATATCAGTTTCAAAAGCTGAGAGACAAGAAGCAAGGCTAAAAGTACGACAAGACTCATTGAGACTTGGAAATGTTGGTGTATCCAG AGCTGGAACTGTCTTAACTGAGAGCTGGGAAGATGGCCAGGAGTTAAAGGATATAGTTGCTCAGCTT AAACAACTAACGGACAAAAGGGAGGCAATTATGCGGCAGCGCAAGTTATTTAAAGAAAAACAATCTG ATAAGGGTGATGGAATAAATGCAGAGGCTGGATTACTGGAAGATGTTCTCATTCAGGATGAAATATATAAGGCTCGACTAGCCAACATTAAACGA GAAGAAGAATCTATCTTGCGAGAGAAGGAACGCTACGACCTAGATAAGGGAAGGCTAATTCGTGAAATGAAACGCATACGGGATGAAGATGGTTCACGGTTCAACAGCTTTCAAATTCTACACCATCGCTATGCCCTTTTAAACCTTCTTGGAAAGGGAGGATTCAGCGAGGTGTACAAG GCTTTTGACTTGGTGGATCATAGATATGTTGCTTGCAAGCTTCATGGTTTAAATGCTCAATGGAGTGAAGAGAAGAAGCAAAGTTACATCAGGCATGCAATTCGAGAGTATAATATTCACAAGACCTTGGTTCATCCTCACATTGTTCGCTTATGGGACATCTTTGAGATTGATCATAATACATTTTGCACTGTTCTAGAGTATTGTAGTG GGAAAGATCTCGACGCTGTTCTTAAAACAACATCTACATTGCCCGAGAAGGAAGCTAGGGTCATTTTAGTTCAGATTTTCCAGGGCCTTATATACATGAATAAAAGAACACTGAAAATTATCCATTATGATTTAAAGCCTGGAAATGTTTTGTTTGATGAGCTTGGTAGTGCCAAAGTGACTGACTTTGGTCTTAGCAAGATTATGGAGAATGATGTGGGATCCCAGGGTATGGAACTTACATCCCAGGGGGCTGGGACATATTG GTATTTACCTCCTGAATGCTTCGAGCTCAATAAGACACCTCTTATATCATCCAAG GTTGATGTATGGTCTGCTGGTGTTTTGTTTTATCAAATGCTCTTTGGTAGACGTCCTTTTGGACATGACCAATCACAGGAGAAAATACTTCGTGAAGACACAATTATTAATGCACGCAAGGTTGAATTTCCCTCTAAACCTACTGTTTCTAGTGAGGCAAAG GAATTCATTCGGCGATGTCTTACATATAATCAGAATGATAGACCAGATGTATTAACTCTTGCTCAGGATCCATATCTCACTTACTCAAAGAAACAGTGA